The Spirochaetae bacterium HGW-Spirochaetae-1 DNA segment AGCATGATCACGGGAAGCTCCTCGGGCGGCCGTTTAAGGCGTATCCTTCTGCATACATCACAACCCGACACGACTGGCATCATTATATCGAGAAGTACAAGATCAATGGAGTCATCACGGTCTAAAATATCGAGGGCGCTGATCCCGTCGGCAGCTGTTTTTACAATGCATCGTTTTGACTCAAAATAATTCCGGAGAATCCTGATATTTACCGGATCATCATCGACGACAAGGAATACCGGATTACCGCTGAAGGATCCCTCGCTGATTTCGGAGAAAGACCCGGGCCGATTCGGGATGGTATCCTCTGAGAGTCCGTCACTCATGCTCTCAATAAAATTTTCATCGGAAGTATCTGCCAAAGGTTCCTTTGCTATCGGAAGGGTGAAGAAAAATACGGAACCCCCGTTCTTTCCCGATGCTACACCGATCGTGCCATTGTGCAGTTCTATGATCTGCTTTACTATGGCAAGCCCCAGGCCCGTCCCGGGATACGGGCGCGTATTGTTTCCGTCAACCTGGCCATACGCTTCAAATATCTCCTCTTTACATTCGTCGGGAACGCCGATTCCTGTGTCCGCTACACTGACCTCAACTGCCGTGGCAATTCCCGCATCACGGTCTTCATCGGCCTGAAAAACCAAACGGGCTGACAGTTCGATTGTCCCTTTATTGGTGAATTTAACCGCGTTGCCGATAAGATTATACAACACCTGCCGTATCCGGTCTTCATCGGCACATACACAGGATATATCCGGTTTAATATTGTTAATAATTTCCAGGGGTTTCCCGCCGACCAATGGCAGTGAAAGATTCACGACCATTTCGCTCAGCGAATAAATATCCACGGGTCGCAGGTTCAGGTTCAGCCCCTTGTCCTGTATCTTCGCCATATCCAGCAGGTCATTGACCATATTTGCAAGACGGTGACCGCTTGATGCAATAAGTGAAAGATTTTCACGCACCTTGGGGGTAAGACTGCCAGCGTCGCCTTCTATCATGGATTCCGCAAGGCCTATCATACCGTGGAGGGGTGTTCGAAGCTCGTGGGACGTATTGGCGAGAAATTGGTCTTTAAGCCGGTCCATTTTACTCAGATATATATTTTTTTCTGCAAGGTCCCGGGACAGCTCCCCGATCGTCCACAGGGCCCTGGAAAACCTTCGGGAAATTACCGTGCTTGTTGAAATGCAGAGAACAAGCATTCCATACTGAGTTATATTCGCGGTATCAATTATCCACATCGAGTAGAGCAAATCATTAACACCGCAGACATACAACGCAGTAAAGCCAATCAGGAACAGTATGGCATCATCTCTCCGTTTTACTACGGTTCTGACCGTGACATACACGAAGTATAAAACAAAAAAGAAAACGAGAATAACATAAATCCTGAAAATAAGATCAGCCGTTTTAAATTCAACAAATAAAAGCGGGATGATACATCCCACGGACAACGCCTGGGCTAGACGAACGCCGGTCATCGAGAAATCATCGGGGTACAACGACTTGATGGTCATCACACAGAGCGGAAGGCTCACGATAGCCGTTATAAAATCTAACAGAAAAGGATTTGCATGATACGACAGGCTGCCGGATAAAACCGGGATTTGCAGATTATATATGTTCACAGCCCATACAAGGCAAAAAATTCCGAAATACAGCGGGGCCTCTTCATTTTTCCGGAAAAAGTAAAAAATAATGTTGTAGATTGAAGCGAACAGGAGCATGCCCACAACGAGTATGCCGATCGTATGTTTCCAGAAAGCACGCTGTGACGCAGCATGCCCATCCTCCAGCCGCAGCGGCCTGTCAATGCCGCCCGATTTATTTTCATTATTTAAAACATGTAAAACTATTACATTTTCACCCTCATGGAGAGTGAAGGAAGATATTCTTTTACTGTGAATAAAAATATAATCCTCCCTGGTCTTTGGCGATTTGTCCGCTTCTTCTCTTTTATCCGCCAGGACTCCATTGATCCAGAGAGTATAGGCTGAAAATATACGATGAATACTCAGAAATTTCATCTTTTTATCGGGGCCGCTTATTATTTTCAAACGGTATGTGGCATACCCATTGCCGGGCAGGTCGGCACCATGGACTTTGCAGCTTTCCCACAATCCGGGCACGGAGATAAATCCGCAGTCTTTTCGATCCGCTCTTTTTGTGAAATCAGATGGCTCTATAAGACGGTCCCAGTAAAATTCCCATTCGCCGTCAAGGTTTAAGGGACCGTCCTTTGTAAAGTTCCAGTCCCTGAGATCAAGGACTCCCCTGACGGAAACGGGTTTTTTCTTCAAAGTAGAATCATGACTGCAGGTGATTAATGCCGGAAATATGAGACAGGCAAGAACGGCAAGAATAGAAATAATACTTTTAATCGGCATACATTGTCTCATATCCGAATCAGAATAAAGTTTCGGGATATTGTCAACACATTTCACACCAGGTGTTTTTCCCGCATCGATAAGCCGGCTAAGGTATTACGATATGAGCATTTTCATATTGACAAGTGGAATAATATCATGATAGATGTATAATCAGGCCACCGGGATTCACCATGTTAAATACTCCGGTCACTTACAATGCCCGATAAAATGTACGATAAAACCGGCTCCGAATTGGAAACCACCATCATAAACAAATCCCTTGACTTCGCCCGGGACCGGATGAAAAGCCTTCATGCCAGTCACGGCTGGGACCACGTGCAGCGCGTAATCCGCAACGCGGAACACATAGCAGCCACGGAACTTCAGGCCGATGCTTTCATTGTTAGAACCGCCGCCATACTCCATGATATCGCCCGGGACGAACAGGACCGTGCCGGCGGCACCCTATGTCATGCCGAACTGGGAAGTGCCGAGGCGGAAAAATTCCTGCTCTCTGAAGGACTGGACCCGGATCGCGCCCGCCACATCGCCCGTTGCATTCTCTCCCACCGCTACCGCAAAGAGAGGAAACCTGAATCCATTGAGGCCATGATACTCTATGATGCCGACAAGCTCGATTCCATCGGCGCCATCGGCATCGGCAGGGCTTTCCTCTTCGCCGGAGAAGTGGGCGCGCGTCTCCACAATTCCGAAGTGGACATATCCCGCACGGCATCATACAGCGAGGAGGACACGGCGTACCGGGAATTCATGGTTAAACTCCGTACGGTTAAGGACAAGATGCTCACCGATGAGGGACGCCGCCTTGCACAGGAGCGCCACGACTTCATGATTGATTATTTCAGGAGACTCGACGAAGAAGTTAAGGGAGAGCTCTGATCGCCCACAGTTGCCGCCCAGACGCACTATAATCCTATTTATTTCAACGATCATTACACTTTTTAATTGCCCGGAATAAAATTTACAATCATTCCTTCATGCATTATTCCTGCTACATAAATTAATATTACTGCGCTGCTATTCCGTCAAAAAATAAGTTCAGCAAAATATATTCATTGCCGTTGATAAAAAACAAAGCTGGGAAAATATTGTTGTTGTTTATTAATGAATACTGTACTATTAAAAAAAATTATTGCATATGACATTGAAAATGCACACATAAAAGAGCAATATCTCAAGCAACCTCCTCGATAAAAATGACAACAACAAATATGGGGAACCGAGGGGTTCAAACTTAAAATAAGGGTAATGGAAAATTCATGAAAAATTTTAAATTGCAAACAAAATTGTCCGCCGGTTTCGGCGCAGTCCTTCTGCTTTTAATCACCATAACCGCCGTAACTTTTTACGGCATAAATGCGATGATCTCCAACCAGGAGGAGATCATGATGAGCAACAAGTTACAGGCTCAGCTGAAGCAGCGCGAAATAGAACATATAGAATGGACACTCAATCTGCAACGGCTTTTACTTGAACGGGACACTTCGGGGAAAATAGAGACCGATCCTCATCAATGTGCCTTTGGCAAATGGTATTACGGTGACGAACGGATACATGCTGAAAAACAGTTCCCCCTTCTAAAGGAAACCCTGAAAAACATAGAATCGCACCACAACAGGCTTCATGAAAGCGCAACGGCAATTATAAAAGAACTTGGCGCCGGGACAGGGAAGCATGACTGGGCCGTCCGCCAATATTCCACTGTTACCCGAACAAGTCTTATTGAAGTACGCCGGAATATCTCCGAGATGAACAAGCTCATCACCGGGAAGATTGACTCAATCAATACCACTAGCAGGGACAATTCCCGGAAAAGTCTGGCAGGAATAATCATCCTCTCCTTGATTGCCCTCGCTGCCGGAGTAATCATCACCTTACTGATCACACGAAGTATCACCGGTCCCGTATTCCAACTGGTAGAAGTATCCAAGAGGCTGGCCCAGGGAGATTTTAGCGCATGGGAAGCTACATCAGCGGGTGATGAAATCGGAGAGCTTTCCAGACAATTTTCATCGCTAATCGGAAAACTCAGGGAAATATTGATACAGATCAAAGAAGGGACCTATACGGTTGCCAGCGCGTCAACACAGATCAGCTCTACCGCACAAATGCTTAGTTCGGGAGCGAATGAAGCGGCGTCCAATGTTGAAGAGATCACCTCATCACTGGAGGAAATAGGCGCAGGCATATCACAAAACGCCGGGAACTCTAAAGCTACCGATGAGATCGCCCGGCAAAGCGCTATAAAGGCAGAAGAGGGCGGACACGCCGTGGAGGAAACGGTAAAGGCCATGAACCGGATTTCCGAGAAGATTCGTCTTATCGAAGACATTGCCTACCAGACCAACCTGCTTGCCCTGAACGCCGCCATTGAAGCAGCCAGGGCCGGAGAACATGGCAGGGGATTTGCCGTTGTTGCCGGTGAAGTGAGAAAACTCGCTGAAAAAAGCCAGGTTGCGTCACAGGAAATAAGCGGTCTTGCCGATTCCAGCGTTGACGTTGCCGAACGGGCCGGTCGCCTGATTAACGAGATTATGCCGGATATAAAGAAGACTGCTGAACTGGTTAAAAGTATAACCCTTTCCTCGGAGGAACAGGATTCAGGAGTAATACAGATCAATCTCGGCATGAGTCAGCTGAATGAAGTAACCCAGCATACGGCTTCTTCATCAGAAGAGCTTGCTGCTACGGCCGAAAACCTGAATGCACAGGCCGACCATCTTCAGCAGCTCCTGAGCTTTTTCAGTATAGAGTCGGAAAAAAATAACAAAACCGATCACAGGCTTAAAATAGAAGCAGAACGATTATCACATAAAGACTAATATACTCACCGATGGGGAGCGACGCCTGGCGGTAAAACAGCGCATTGCCAGGCGCCCTGCCTTTCCTTGTCATGAAATCAACCCAGGTCTTTTTTCATTTCCAGAAACTCATCCCTTGTGATTTCTCCACGGGCGAATCTCTCCTTCAGAATCTCCAGAGCATCATTTTTTTTTGAAACGCCTGTTGTGTTATTCCTGAGAGCCCTGAGGCCAAATACACCAAAAATAATAATCAGAGCAATTATGAGTATCCACATGACAGAACCTCCGCCGAACCCAAAAAATCCCGGACTGCCATAAAGGCATCCGCCGTACCCGCGACCGCCATATGCCATAAGTGACACAGGAGCGAGCAGCAGTCCCGTAAGCATTATTGTTTTTTTCATGGTTTTTCTCCTTCGCAGATCAATTTAAATTACCGAGAGACACACCGATCGTTTAAAACGCGGTACCCGTCATATAACGTGTACCGCCGATAGTATCAATAGCTGCCATACGGGCATCCGTTCATCCGTCCGTTGTGAGCATACCCATATCCGCGGGCATTGAATGCATCTCTCTGCTCCGTCGTGAGAACTTTCTCAACAGCCTTTCGGTGCTCAATCCGCAGCTCAGCAAGCTTGTCATAATTTTTGCGGTTCTCAAAATATTTTTCCCGGTACTGTGTACCCAGATCGAAAACCTGTTTGACCTGTGTATCGGTCAGATTGAGTTCCTCTTTCATGGCCTCAAGCCTGCCGAATCCATGATATCCCATATGAATACCGTTACCATAACCGAAGCCATTGCGGCCATCGTGATGACCGCGTCCCCAGCCATGGGCAAAGGCTCCCGGGGCTGCAAGGATCATGGAAAGAAGTATGCTCGTGAGAATTATTTGTTTTTTCATAT contains these protein-coding regions:
- a CDS encoding methyl-accepting chemotaxis protein; the encoded protein is MKNFKLQTKLSAGFGAVLLLLITITAVTFYGINAMISNQEEIMMSNKLQAQLKQREIEHIEWTLNLQRLLLERDTSGKIETDPHQCAFGKWYYGDERIHAEKQFPLLKETLKNIESHHNRLHESATAIIKELGAGTGKHDWAVRQYSTVTRTSLIEVRRNISEMNKLITGKIDSINTTSRDNSRKSLAGIIILSLIALAAGVIITLLITRSITGPVFQLVEVSKRLAQGDFSAWEATSAGDEIGELSRQFSSLIGKLREILIQIKEGTYTVASASTQISSTAQMLSSGANEAASNVEEITSSLEEIGAGISQNAGNSKATDEIARQSAIKAEEGGHAVEETVKAMNRISEKIRLIEDIAYQTNLLALNAAIEAARAGEHGRGFAVVAGEVRKLAEKSQVASQEISGLADSSVDVAERAGRLINEIMPDIKKTAELVKSITLSSEEQDSGVIQINLGMSQLNEVTQHTASSSEELAATAENLNAQADHLQQLLSFFSIESEKNNKTDHRLKIEAERLSHKD
- a CDS encoding phosphohydrolase, yielding MPDKMYDKTGSELETTIINKSLDFARDRMKSLHASHGWDHVQRVIRNAEHIAATELQADAFIVRTAAILHDIARDEQDRAGGTLCHAELGSAEAEKFLLSEGLDPDRARHIARCILSHRYRKERKPESIEAMILYDADKLDSIGAIGIGRAFLFAGEVGARLHNSEVDISRTASYSEEDTAYREFMVKLRTVKDKMLTDEGRRLAQERHDFMIDYFRRLDEEVKGEL